A genomic window from Salvelinus alpinus chromosome 10, SLU_Salpinus.1, whole genome shotgun sequence includes:
- the LOC139531855 gene encoding kelch repeat and BTB domain-containing protein 2-like, producing the protein MSDLSERRPVNMDYAVSLLEQLNFFYEQKLLTDVVLLVEDNEFPCHKMVLATCSSYFRAMFMSGLSESKQTNVHLKNVDPATLQIIITYAYTGNLAINDSTVEPLYETACFLQVEDVLLQCRDYLVKKIHADNCVRMLSIGDLFSCVELKQSAKRMVEHKFPVVYRQEAFLQLSHELLVDVLCSDNLNVEKEETVREAAMLWLEYNMEARSQYLSSVLSQIRIDALSEVTQRAWFQGLPPNDKSVVVQGLYKSMPKFFKPRLGMTKEEMLIFIEATSEWPSDMGQVMTGPNHTVVCYSPQAEKVYKLSNPPGYLQKVGTLVTPDNDVFIAGGQIPLKNSIANHGKSGGKQQAVFRSVDSFFWFDAQQNAWVPKTPMLCARIKPSLVYCEGYIYAIGGDNVGGELNKRTVERYDCEKDEWAMMSPLPCAWNWTTSVAAHDCIYVMTHDLMYCYFPRADTWVEMAMRKTSRCFASAATFGDLIFYIGGLHVVSNSGVRMPTSTIDGSSVTVEIYDVGKNEWRLAANIPAKRYSDPCVRAVVLLGSLCIFMRETHMNERAKYAIYQYDLELDRWYLKQPVSERVLWDLGKDFRCAVGKLYPSCLEESPWKPPTYLFSPDGAEEFEVDGEMVSLPHI; encoded by the exons ggcaATGTTTATGAGTGGGTTGTCTGAGAGTAAACAGACTAATGTTCACCTGAAGAACGTGGACCCTGCCACTCTCCAGATCATCATCACCTACGCCTATACAGGCAACCTGGCTATCAATGACAGCACTGTGGAGCCACTCTATGAGACCGCCTGCTTCCTACAG GTAGAGGATGTGCTACTGCAGTGCAGGGACTACCTGGTGAAGAAGATCCATGCAGATAACTGTGTCCGGATGCTGAGCATCGGGGATCTGTTCTCTTGTGTGGAGCTGAAGCAGAGCGCCAAGCGCATGGTGGAACACAAGTTCCCCGTGGTCTACCGTCAGGAGGCCTTCCTACAGCTGTCCCACGAGCTGCTGGTCGACGTGCTGTGCTCAGACAACCTCAACGTGGAGAAG GAGGAGACGGTGAGGGAGGCTGCCATGCTGTGGCTGGAGTATAACATGGAGGCTAGGTCCCAGTACCTGTCCTCAGTTCTCAGCCAGATCCGCATCGACGCTCTCTCCGAGGTGACTCAGCGCGCCTGGTTCCAGGGCCTACCGCCTAACGACAAGTCTGTCGTAGTGCAGGGCCTCTACAAGTCCATGCCCAAGTTCTTCAAACCCCGCCTTGGTATGACCAAGGAGGAGATGCTCATCTTCATAGAGGCCACGTCAGAGTGGCCGTCTGACATGGGTCAGGTGATGACAGGCCCCAACCACACGGTGGTGTGTTACAGCCCGCAAGCCGAGAAGGTCTACAAGCTCAGCAACCCGCCGGGCTACCTCCAGAAGGTTGGGACGCTCGTCACACCCGACAACGACGTGTTCATCGCCGGCGGGCAAATCCCGCTGAAGAACTCGATCGCCAACCACGGGAAGAGCGGTGGCAAGCAACAGGCAGTGTTCCGATCGGTGGATAGCTTCTTCTGGTTTGACGCCCAGCAGAATGCCTGGGTGCCTAAGACGCCCATGCTGTGTGCCCGCATCAAGCCCTCTCTGGTCTACTGCGAGGGTTACATTTACGCCATCGGGGGGGACAACGTAGGCGGGGAGCTGAATAAACGTACCGTAGAACGCTATGACTGTGAGAAAGACGAGTGGGCTATGATGAGCCCCCTCCCTTGCGCCTGGAACTGGACCACGTCCGTAGCAGCCCACGACTGTATCTACGTGATGACCCATGACCTCATGTACTGCTACTTCCCTCGCGCTGACACCTGGGTAGAGATGGCCATGAGGAAGACAAGTCGCTGCTTCGCCTCCGCTGCCACCTTCGGTGACCTCATCTTCTATATCGGGGGGCTCCACGTTGTCTCCAACTCGGGCGTCCGCATGCCCACCAGCACCATCGACGGCTCCTCCGTCACCGTGGAGATCTACGACGTCGGCAAGAACGAGTGGCGCCTGGCCGCCAACATCCCTGCCAAGCGCTACTCGGACCCGTGTGTGCGGGCCGTGGTGCTCCTTGGCTCTCTGTGCATCTTCATGCGGGAGACTCACATGAACGAGCGCGCCAAGTACGCCATCTACCAGTACGACCTGGAGCTGGACCGCTGGTACCTCAAGCAGCCCGTGTCTGAGCGCGTGCTCTGGGACCTGGGGAAGGACTTCCGCTGCGCTGTGGGGAAGCTATACCCATCCTGTCTGGAAGAATCCCCGTGGAAACCACCCACCTACCTGTTTTCCCCCGACGGGGCCGAGGAGTTTGAGGTGGACGGAGAGATGGTCTCCCTCCCTCACATATAG